Proteins from a single region of Juglans microcarpa x Juglans regia isolate MS1-56 chromosome 5S, Jm3101_v1.0, whole genome shotgun sequence:
- the LOC121267306 gene encoding uncharacterized protein LOC121267306 — protein sequence MDNDIIETPHDRDLWSDGFEDVLVDLLYQDTLMDRLREGRITTADNLRLAERLSAIGPKKFNCDQVKGKIGRLKRRQREFTDLMKQTGLGWDPERKAPVASEEHWVNAIRIRSSWKHYKTHGCPKYEQLCAIFGCSVATGTMGRASTDPALDSDDERFLEKDMQNPGQPVIDQEPLHSHRPFSASYASGSRKRQRGGPPFQNDALQQQMSETLDEIKRSNEARRKAAEEVMESSKSRKRSKGFGTSMESDGAFDLQMHCMKLLEEVQPTLPPDQFNKAFDLLLSTRVQRSFVSISDERRSQWAWSLI from the exons ATGGACAATGATATCATCGAAACCCCACATGATCGGGATTTATGGAGTGATGGGTTTGAGGATGTCCTCGTTGACCTCTTGTACCAAGACACCCTCATGGATAGATTGAGAGAAGGGAGGATTACAACCGCTGATAATCTGAGGCTTGCTGAACGACTGTCTGCTATTGGcccaaaaaaattcaattgtGACCAAGTGAAAGGGAAAATTGGGAGGCTCAAGAGAAGACAACGCGAGTTTACTGATCTTATGAAACAAACCGGTTTGGGGTGGGACCCAGAGAGGAAGGCACCAGTTGCTAGTGAGGAACACTGGGTGAATGCTATAAGG ATTCGTTCATCATGGAAACATTATAAGACCCATGGATGTCCAAAGTATGAACAGCTTTGCGCAATTTTTGGTTGTTCAGTTGCCACTGGGACAATGGGGCGGGCATCGACCGATCCTGCCCTAGATAGTGACGATGAGCGGTTTCTTGAGAAGGATATGCAAAATCCTGGGCAACCAGTGATTGATCAAGAACCCTTGCATTCACACAGACCATTCTCCGCCTCCTATGCCAGCGGGTCTCGCAAACGACAAAGGGGAGGGCCGCCATTTCAAAACGATGCCCTTCAACAGCAAATGAGCGAAACCCTTGATGAAATTAAACGTAGTAACGAAGCGAGACGAAAGGCTGCTGAGGAGGTCATGGAGTCGAGCAAGTCAAGGAAGCGAAGTAAAGGCTTTGGCACTAGCATGGAGTCGGACGGAGCGTTTGATCTCCAGATGCATTGTATGAAGTTGTTGGAAGAAGTACAACCTACCCTACCTCCTGATCAATTTAACAAGGCCTTTGACCTTTTATTGAGCACTCGGGTCCAGAGATCGTTCGTTTCAATCTCGGATGAACGCAGAAGTCAGTGGGCTTGGAGTCTAATTTGA
- the LOC121267305 gene encoding putative nuclease HARBI1, giving the protein MDHETSSAETRSIETNSEIDDTSSSISHNSEADEFMRTYSSSGDEAAMQEVNLINVMYSTSQSWGRRVLMPHHNIGLRGDQYIQAVLNGNPASCIEMFRMDVPAFRYICDLLRGSLIMDPTERVSVEESIGIFCLLVGHAQGQRIVGDRFQHSSETINRHVVTVMRSLHELGRTVIRPTHTHGVHPYIAGNHHNYPWFEKCLGALDGTMISTSAPARRANAYRNRYNRIAQNVLCLCDFDMKFTYVYIGWEGTAHDARVFLDALSRARNGFPWPDPGYYYLVDSAFPCIEKFMPPYPRERYHRSDHYGACQFRGYKDYFNFRHSSLRNVIERTFALLKNRFQILEAMPRYSPSRQGMIVTACCTLHNLIKMVTPNDEYIQYALGLQFNGGNMPEGEDVDETEEVVDMSHESAGAMATQRDGIGIPMWAHRNGG; this is encoded by the exons ATGGACCATGAAACTAGCTCTGCGGAAACCCGATCAATTGAGACCAACAGCGAGATAGACGATACTTCGTCAAGTATCTCTCATAATAGTGAGGCAGATGAGTTTATGCGGACATATTCCTCTAGTGGAGATGAAGCGGCAATGCAGGAGGTAAACCTTATTAATGTGATGTACTCAACATCTCAGAGCTGGGGGCGTCGGGTTCTAATGCCCCACCACAATATAGGTCTACGGGGGGACCAATATATTCAAGCGGTGTTGAATGGAAACCCGGCGAGTTGCATAGAGATGTTTCGAATGGATGTACCTGCATTCCGGTATATATGCGACCTGCTACGGGGGTCATTAATTATGGACCCTACAGAGAGGGTCTCAGTGGAGGAATCAATAGGCATTTTTTGCCTACTCGTTGGCCATGCACAGGGCCAACGCATCGTAGGGGACCGTTTCCAACATTCTAGCGAAACTATTAACCGACACGTTGTGACGGTGATGCGCTCGCTACATGAGCTAGGCCGGACCGTGATTAGGCCGACACACACTCATGGGGTCCATCCTTACATTGCGGGAAACCATCATAATTATCCATGGTTTGAG AAATGTCTTGGTGCGTTGGATGGCACAATGATATCAACTTCTGCACCAGCTCGTAGGGCCAACGCATATAGAAATCGTTATAATCGGATTGCACAAAATGTGCTATGCTTATGTGACTTTGATATGAAGTTCACGTATGTGTATATTGGATGGGAAGGCACAGCCCATGATGCACGAGTTTTTCTGGATGCCCTTAGTCGAGCTCGAAATGGATTCCCATGGCCAGATCCAG GATATTATTATCTTGTCGATTCCGCATTTCCTTGTATTGAGAAGTTTATGCCGCCATATCCACGAGAGAGGTATCATCGATCTGATCATTATGGTGCCTGTCAGTTCCGGGgttataaagattattttaactTTCGTCATTCCTCGCTGCGCAATGTTATTGAGCGCACATTCGCGCTTTTGAAGAATCGGTTTCAAATATTGGAAGCGATGCCTCGATATAGCCCAAGTAGGCAAGGGATGATTGTGACTGCATGTTGTACTCTGCACAACCTGATTAAGATGGTGACGCCGAATGATGAATACATTCAGTATGCATTGGGGCTTCAGTTCAATGGAGGGAATATGCCTGAGGGAGAGGATGTGGACGAGACGGAAGAAGTGGTAGACATGTCTCATGAGTCAGCCGGAGCGATGGCTACACAGAGGGATGGGATTGGGATTCCTATGTGGGCTCATCGGAATGGGGGATGA